The following are from one region of the Pseudodesulfovibrio piezophilus C1TLV30 genome:
- a CDS encoding tail fiber assembly protein, producing MFRYHDGHFKTTPPAVVTFRGYTRRFGDLNRTEWDEAGYNEAFPITRKPYTTYQTRWVKGEDLIYREEILATTTDEEAQSADKAVLTRKKRDRLLAQSDWTQLVDSCLDTEAMVLWQSYRQALRDIPQQEGFPSFIEWPEQPETE from the coding sequence ATGTTTCGCTATCACGATGGACACTTCAAAACAACACCACCTGCCGTGGTCACTTTCCGAGGATACACTCGCCGATTCGGTGACCTGAATCGGACGGAATGGGATGAGGCCGGATACAACGAGGCTTTTCCGATTACGCGAAAACCCTACACCACCTATCAAACGAGATGGGTCAAAGGGGAAGACCTCATCTACCGGGAAGAAATTCTTGCCACGACCACAGATGAAGAGGCTCAATCAGCAGATAAAGCCGTATTGACGCGCAAAAAAAGGGACAGATTGCTGGCACAGTCAGATTGGACCCAACTGGTCGATTCGTGCTTGGACACAGAAGCCATGGTTCTATGGCAAAGCTACAGGCAGGCATTGAGAGATATCCCCCAACAGGAAGGATTTCCCTCTTTCATAGAATGGCCGGAACAACCTGAGACAGAATAG
- a CDS encoding cyclase family protein: MRVIDLTHVMRTDMPVYPGDGPVLVHKTHIVDRDGFAQTHLATNTHAGTHIDIASHLYDDAPGLDWLGPDNFTGRGAVVECLACDGRLIEPADIAVPEGLGGVDFILIRTAWDRHWETEKYYGEYPVLSKTACRYLGGLELKGIGLDTPSPDSLGANSLVAHETLFAHGLVIVENLCNLEELPSEGFIFSCLPLRLRDTEASPVRAVGMVF; the protein is encoded by the coding sequence ATGCGTGTTATTGACCTGACCCACGTTATGCGCACGGATATGCCGGTTTATCCCGGTGATGGTCCCGTTCTTGTTCACAAGACTCATATTGTGGACCGAGATGGATTTGCTCAGACTCACCTCGCCACCAATACGCATGCCGGGACTCATATTGATATCGCATCCCATCTTTATGATGACGCACCTGGACTTGACTGGCTCGGCCCGGATAATTTTACCGGGCGGGGAGCTGTCGTGGAGTGTCTTGCCTGTGATGGTCGGCTGATTGAGCCTGCTGATATCGCTGTACCAGAGGGGCTGGGCGGGGTGGATTTCATCCTCATCAGAACGGCATGGGATCGCCATTGGGAGACGGAAAAATACTATGGAGAGTATCCAGTCCTTTCCAAAACAGCCTGCCGCTATCTCGGTGGGCTGGAACTCAAAGGTATCGGCCTGGATACCCCTTCTCCTGATTCTCTGGGAGCAAATTCCCTTGTCGCTCATGAGACTCTTTTCGCTCATGGATTGGTCATAGTTGAGAATCTGTGCAATCTTGAAGAGCTTCCTTCAGAAGGTTTCATCTTTAGTTGTCTGCCGTTGCGACTGAGGGACACGGAAGCCAGTCCTGTTCGGGCCGTGGGCATGGTTTTCTGA
- a CDS encoding tRNA dihydrouridine synthase, producing MKTDEKRRLTRIASKGDVSFMQTTEPSLATRLSEPLNIGGKKVANRLWLAPMAGLGHVAYREVLEEYGGCGLMFTEMCSAKAVPMENRRVSPVFRWRDEELPKLVCQIVGATPDEMIPAARRVEAEGFFGIDINMGCSVPGIVKRHAGAALLKSPEKALAVIEAVRTAVTLPLFVKFRTGWIPDIRPAVALARQFESAGVDCLVFHPRVAPDKRTRPAVLDHIRSIKDAVSIPVIGNGDVVTREECAHMLESTGCDGISVGRMAMARPWLFAEWTRGYQPSEAEFGQYAIRLADALEARYDPVRALKRYKLFTVYFAANFTFGHSLQSKFLAAKSMAQIRAVARQHVRPDMQLSGRPNMNLYNT from the coding sequence GTGAAAACGGATGAAAAAAGACGGTTGACACGGATTGCCTCAAAGGGTGATGTCTCCTTCATGCAAACCACGGAACCATCTCTTGCGACCAGACTGTCCGAGCCGTTGAATATCGGTGGAAAAAAGGTTGCCAATCGTCTCTGGCTAGCCCCCATGGCCGGACTGGGGCATGTGGCCTATCGTGAAGTTCTGGAAGAGTATGGTGGGTGTGGATTGATGTTCACGGAGATGTGCTCGGCCAAGGCTGTGCCCATGGAAAATCGGCGTGTCTCTCCTGTTTTTCGCTGGCGGGACGAAGAACTCCCCAAGCTGGTTTGTCAGATCGTGGGAGCGACTCCGGATGAGATGATTCCGGCCGCACGGCGTGTGGAAGCAGAGGGCTTTTTCGGTATTGATATCAACATGGGATGTTCGGTTCCGGGGATCGTCAAGCGTCATGCGGGAGCCGCTCTGCTCAAGTCTCCTGAGAAAGCTCTCGCTGTGATTGAAGCTGTCCGCACCGCAGTGACCCTGCCTCTTTTCGTCAAGTTCAGGACTGGCTGGATCCCGGATATTCGTCCAGCAGTCGCCCTTGCCAGACAGTTCGAATCAGCCGGAGTGGACTGCCTTGTTTTTCATCCTCGTGTGGCTCCGGATAAGCGGACCCGCCCAGCCGTTCTCGACCATATCCGTTCGATCAAGGATGCTGTATCGATCCCGGTTATTGGCAATGGAGACGTCGTTACGAGGGAGGAATGCGCCCATATGCTTGAATCGACCGGATGTGACGGTATCTCCGTCGGACGCATGGCCATGGCCAGGCCATGGCTTTTTGCCGAATGGACTCGCGGCTATCAGCCTTCTGAAGCAGAGTTCGGTCAGTATGCCATTCGGTTGGCCGATGCCCTGGAAGCTCGGTATGATCCTGTCAGGGCTTTGAAACGTTACAAATTATTTACCGTTTATTTTGCAGCGAATTTTACCTTTGGTCACAGTCTGCAATCAAAATTCCTGGCAGCCAAGTCCATGGCTCAGATACGGGCGGTTGCCCGACAGCATGTCCGACCCGACATGCAATTATCCGGCAGACCGAACATGAATCTTTACAACACGTAG
- a CDS encoding DMT family transporter, with protein MEKSLSYVYILLISSMALWGGTWVAGRILAQSIQPMPAAFLRFALASILLIIMCWRAEGRMPRIRRKQILPLAFLGASGVFTYSYFFFSGLQTVAAGRAALIVACIPVCISIISAVFYREKFGPARVVGALISLAGVSMVISDGNPLNLLSGGVSRGDFMILGCVVSWTAYSLGGRAVMKSVAPLPAVAWSSLFGTMMLFPAALAEGLIHDVTNARLLDWGCILYLGALATALAYFWYYQAIATIGASRSGIFINTVPVFAVILGFLILGEPIHFSLITGGVMVITGVYLTNRP; from the coding sequence ATGGAAAAATCATTGTCTTACGTTTATATACTGCTCATCAGCAGTATGGCGTTGTGGGGCGGAACCTGGGTGGCAGGACGTATCCTTGCCCAGTCGATTCAGCCTATGCCTGCAGCCTTTCTTCGCTTTGCTTTGGCTTCAATTCTCTTGATTATCATGTGTTGGCGGGCTGAAGGACGTATGCCCCGGATTCGGCGGAAGCAGATTCTGCCACTTGCATTTCTCGGTGCCTCAGGAGTCTTCACCTACAGTTATTTTTTCTTTTCCGGCCTTCAGACTGTCGCAGCCGGAAGGGCTGCTCTCATTGTGGCCTGTATCCCGGTTTGCATTTCAATTATTTCAGCAGTCTTTTACAGAGAAAAATTTGGTCCGGCACGAGTTGTGGGAGCTTTGATCTCTCTTGCCGGGGTTTCCATGGTCATTTCTGATGGAAATCCCCTGAATCTGCTTTCCGGTGGTGTCAGTCGAGGGGATTTCATGATCCTTGGGTGTGTGGTGAGTTGGACTGCCTATTCGCTTGGCGGGCGTGCGGTCATGAAAAGCGTCGCTCCTCTTCCAGCCGTGGCATGGTCGTCTCTTTTCGGGACCATGATGCTCTTCCCTGCTGCTCTGGCTGAAGGCCTGATACATGATGTGACCAATGCCCGGTTGCTAGACTGGGGATGCATTCTCTATCTTGGAGCATTGGCGACCGCGTTGGCCTATTTTTGGTATTATCAGGCTATTGCAACCATTGGGGCCAGCCGTTCTGGGATTTTTATCAACACTGTCCCGGTCTTTGCCGTCATTCTGGGGTTTCTTATATTGGGAGAACCCATTCACTTTTCCCTGATTACAGGCGGGGTTATGGTCATTACTGGAGTCTATCTGACTAACCGTCCGTAA
- a CDS encoding tetratricopeptide repeat protein produces the protein MTHCLKILVVDGHDLRAYFQAMRRLVLILFCLPLLLMGCFGSPRPLGTSAGLTEQEIALQRREASASDALAKALQLYHNEEFLDVETAKEYLDQAIQLDPTLVPARQYRAMLLLGQNRLDEALIDAEEVLKVKPDHTKAQFTVGFIQYNKGEYRAAIRAFSKVVKLDRNISEAYALRGASYSRLGHFQDAIKDFSRTLAMNPAHREAYYNRGLANMQLGNLVRAIYDLTQALTLDSQSIETLTARAAAYSKLGQFDKAVEDFQRAVDLAPSDNMLHALLADTQASNGNYEAAKQSADKAALLAEALGDDELVRVYKGMAADFAAKALSPPVSPRSKTGIPDKKGVPVPGQSLLPTDGVKGSPEALAGNTSRRAIQTDSDAVSAVGSKSKFRSAPGAETD, from the coding sequence ATGACTCATTGCTTAAAGATCCTTGTTGTTGACGGACACGACCTGCGAGCGTATTTCCAAGCGATGCGTCGTCTTGTCCTGATTCTTTTTTGTCTTCCCTTGTTGTTGATGGGATGTTTTGGTTCGCCCAGACCTCTGGGGACGAGTGCAGGGCTGACTGAGCAGGAAATCGCGCTGCAGCGGCGGGAAGCTTCGGCTTCTGATGCGCTGGCCAAAGCGCTTCAACTCTATCACAATGAAGAATTTCTTGATGTCGAAACAGCCAAGGAATACCTGGATCAGGCCATTCAGCTTGATCCGACTCTTGTGCCTGCGAGGCAGTATCGGGCCATGCTTCTGTTGGGTCAGAATCGATTGGATGAAGCTTTGATCGATGCCGAGGAAGTTCTGAAGGTAAAACCGGATCATACCAAAGCGCAATTTACAGTGGGCTTTATCCAGTACAACAAAGGTGAATACCGGGCCGCTATCAGGGCTTTTTCCAAGGTTGTGAAGCTGGATCGGAATATTTCCGAAGCGTATGCCCTGCGCGGAGCCTCCTACAGCCGCCTCGGACATTTTCAGGACGCCATCAAAGACTTCAGCCGGACACTCGCCATGAATCCCGCGCATAGGGAAGCGTACTACAACCGGGGTCTCGCCAATATGCAGCTGGGCAATCTCGTCCGCGCTATTTATGATCTGACCCAAGCTCTGACTCTCGATTCCCAATCCATTGAAACGTTGACGGCGCGGGCCGCTGCCTATAGCAAGCTCGGTCAGTTTGACAAGGCTGTGGAGGATTTTCAGAGGGCTGTCGATTTGGCTCCTTCTGACAATATGCTCCATGCTCTTCTTGCCGATACGCAAGCCTCGAATGGGAATTATGAGGCCGCAAAGCAGTCTGCGGACAAGGCCGCTCTGCTCGCTGAAGCTCTTGGCGATGACGAGCTTGTGCGAGTGTACAAAGGGATGGCTGCCGATTTTGCAGCCAAGGCTCTCTCGCCTCCTGTTTCGCCTCGCTCGAAAACAGGAATCCCCGATAAAAAGGGAGTCCCTGTTCCGGGACAATCCCTTCTCCCGACGGATGGAGTGAAGGGTAGCCCTGAAGCCTTGGCTGGGAACACATCTCGGAGAGCCATCCAGACGGATTCTGATGCCGTCTCCGCTGTGGGGTCGAAGTCGAAATTCCGGTCGGCTCCGGGAGCGGAAACGGATTGA
- a CDS encoding terminase large subunit domain-containing protein, with protein MSHNLYIPRKHQAEIETGLARFSVLVCHRRFGKTALSINQLIRAASETDRPDWRGAYIAPLYKQAKTVVWDELKRYCGVGTEECLAKFHETELRADFKNGSRIRLFGAENPDSLRGIYLDGVLFDEVAQMPKRIWTEVIRPALSDRKGWAIFIGTPRGKNALYEIWEEARRDPSWFAAMYRASDTNIIDQDELAAAAREMSPEEYEQEFECSFSAAIRGAYFGNLMGEADKEGRITEVSHDPSLPVHTAWDLGMSDSTSIWFVQARPGGTYAIIDYYEACGEGLDHYAKILDDKAYKYGIHIAPHDIRVRELGTGKSRLEVARGLGIRFDIAPNIPIQDGINAVRTLLPSCWFDMTRCEAGLESLRHYRRSFNERMNDFGVRPVHDWTSHAVDAFRYFAVGFRQPGAGPRPPRTENTYNPFGRLHERS; from the coding sequence ATGAGTCATAATCTTTATATCCCCCGAAAACATCAGGCTGAAATCGAAACCGGACTGGCGCGATTTTCGGTGTTGGTCTGCCATCGACGATTCGGCAAGACCGCCCTCTCCATCAACCAACTCATCCGGGCAGCGAGTGAAACCGACCGACCGGATTGGCGCGGAGCTTACATCGCCCCTCTCTATAAACAGGCCAAGACTGTCGTTTGGGATGAACTCAAACGATATTGCGGCGTTGGGACCGAAGAATGTCTCGCAAAATTTCACGAGACAGAACTTCGCGCAGATTTCAAAAATGGTTCGCGTATCCGCCTCTTCGGGGCTGAAAATCCGGATTCCCTGCGCGGAATTTATCTCGACGGCGTTCTTTTTGATGAAGTGGCACAGATGCCCAAACGGATATGGACCGAGGTTATCCGCCCGGCCCTTTCAGATAGAAAGGGATGGGCAATCTTCATCGGCACTCCCCGAGGGAAAAACGCCTTATACGAAATATGGGAAGAAGCCCGGCGCGACCCGAGCTGGTTTGCGGCCATGTACCGCGCATCGGACACCAACATCATCGACCAGGACGAATTGGCCGCAGCCGCAAGGGAAATGTCCCCGGAGGAATACGAACAAGAATTCGAATGTTCATTCTCGGCAGCCATTCGCGGCGCGTACTTTGGCAACCTTATGGGCGAAGCAGATAAGGAAGGCCGTATCACAGAGGTCTCCCACGACCCCTCATTACCTGTTCACACAGCCTGGGACCTCGGCATGAGTGACTCCACATCCATCTGGTTCGTCCAGGCACGACCGGGAGGAACCTACGCGATCATTGATTATTATGAGGCCTGTGGGGAAGGACTGGATCATTATGCAAAAATCCTTGATGACAAGGCATATAAATACGGCATCCATATAGCCCCCCACGATATCCGCGTCCGCGAACTGGGCACGGGAAAATCCCGACTCGAAGTGGCACGAGGGCTGGGAATCCGCTTTGACATCGCTCCGAATATCCCCATTCAGGATGGCATCAATGCCGTCCGGACCCTCCTGCCATCCTGCTGGTTTGACATGACTCGGTGTGAAGCAGGGCTGGAGTCCCTCCGTCATTACCGCCGCTCATTCAACGAACGCATGAATGATTTCGGCGTGAGACCGGTTCATGATTGGACCAGCCATGCCGTCGATGCCTTCCGCTATTTCGCCGTCGGATTCCGGCAGCCGGGGGCAGGACCACGCCCACCCAGAACCGAAAACACATACAATCCATTCGGGAGGCTCCATGAGCGTTCGTGA
- a CDS encoding SlyX family protein: protein MEERVERLENLVTLQERTIEKLSDAVFEQHQQIATLEKMVERLAGKLRDIDAALDDSGIADVPPPHYNG from the coding sequence ATGGAAGAGCGCGTTGAACGTCTGGAAAATCTGGTAACGCTCCAGGAAAGAACGATTGAGAAATTAAGTGATGCTGTTTTCGAACAACACCAGCAGATAGCAACTCTGGAAAAAATGGTGGAACGGCTCGCTGGGAAGTTGCGTGATATTGACGCGGCGTTGGATGATTCCGGGATAGCTGATGTCCCACCTCCGCATTACAACGGGTAG